The following proteins are co-located in the Sulfurovum sp. TSL6 genome:
- a CDS encoding ArsI/CadI family heavy metal resistance metalloenzyme gives MNEKRRLHIHMSVDNIEESIAFYNTQFGTEATKVKDDYAQWLVDDLSLNFAISTRGYEKGVNHLGVQYESDDALLDAQHTFEDKGIKGKVEEGAVCCYKSSNKYWVTDPTGMVWENYHSMDDVEVFGVDGSDTADGCCVPTFGQFSETPSCKPTNNEDTCCSTSSDECCTS, from the coding sequence ATGAACGAAAAAAGAAGACTGCATATTCATATGTCAGTAGACAATATTGAAGAGAGTATTGCTTTTTATAATACTCAGTTCGGGACAGAAGCAACCAAAGTAAAAGATGACTATGCACAATGGTTGGTAGATGATCTTTCTTTGAATTTTGCCATATCAACAAGAGGCTATGAAAAAGGTGTCAATCATTTAGGTGTACAGTACGAAAGTGATGATGCACTGTTGGATGCACAACACACTTTTGAAGATAAAGGGATTAAAGGAAAGGTAGAAGAAGGTGCAGTCTGCTGCTACAAATCTTCAAACAAATACTGGGTTACAGATCCTACAGGTATGGTATGGGAAAATTATCACTCTATGGATGATGTGGAAGTATTTGGTGTGGATGGCTCTGATACTGCTGATGGCTGCTGTGTACCGACATTCGGTCAGTTTAGTGAAACACCATCATGTAAACCAACTAATAATGAGGATACGTGCTGTAGTACGAGCTCAGATGAATGTTGTACCTCATAG
- a CDS encoding trimeric intracellular cation channel family protein has product MFELAEYIGIIAFASSGFFVAVRNQLDFLGTLISVFLTALGGGIIRDIAVDKMPYTFTHNAPALTILIVMVLLIVFRFNKRDSIENKPFFILSDSIGLISFSITGGLIAIEAGLNLTGVLALSFVTAVGGGIIRDVIINEIPFVLKTGFYGTIALLIGLTLYVLNLYELISYYTMIMVFIAGMVLRLIAYYKKWAIPML; this is encoded by the coding sequence ATGTTTGAACTTGCAGAGTATATCGGTATCATCGCTTTTGCCAGTTCTGGTTTTTTTGTGGCTGTACGCAATCAACTTGATTTTCTGGGTACGTTGATCTCTGTATTTCTTACTGCACTGGGTGGAGGGATCATCAGAGATATTGCGGTAGACAAAATGCCTTATACCTTTACACACAATGCACCTGCACTCACGATACTTATAGTCATGGTCCTATTGATAGTATTTAGATTCAACAAAAGAGACAGTATAGAGAATAAACCATTTTTTATACTGAGTGACTCTATAGGGCTTATCTCTTTTAGTATTACGGGTGGATTGATAGCCATAGAAGCAGGGCTTAATCTTACAGGTGTTTTAGCGCTTTCTTTTGTGACGGCAGTGGGAGGAGGTATCATCAGAGATGTGATCATCAATGAGATCCCTTTTGTACTTAAAACAGGATTTTATGGGACTATCGCACTTCTGATAGGCTTGACTCTCTATGTGTTAAATCTTTACGAATTGATCTCTTATTATACGATGATCATGGTTTTTATAGCAGGGATGGTACTGAGACTGATCGCATACTATAAGAAATGGGCCATCCCGATGCTATAA
- a CDS encoding YcxB family protein, producing the protein MNITYQLTQDEYLKAVNLHHKTGKRVFMLAFYAILAALIVIVGTDLSNTREIITNMIAAFFSISFYMLFVRMLSAYQAKNVYQKSTTLPNEVTLHISGKGIKLDKNSNNASIPWSAFSQWKNDERFYLLYTNPRRFNVIPLRAMSALQKKELDAYLRKYISKG; encoded by the coding sequence ATGAATATCACCTACCAACTCACACAAGATGAATATCTTAAAGCAGTCAATCTACATCACAAAACAGGCAAAAGAGTCTTTATGCTAGCATTTTATGCCATCTTGGCTGCTCTCATTGTGATCGTCGGAACTGACTTGTCAAATACCCGTGAAATCATCACCAATATGATCGCTGCATTTTTTTCTATCTCTTTTTATATGCTTTTTGTACGTATGCTTTCTGCTTATCAGGCCAAAAATGTCTATCAAAAAAGTACTACCCTCCCAAATGAGGTCACACTGCATATCTCAGGCAAAGGTATCAAGTTAGATAAAAACAGCAATAATGCTTCCATACCATGGAGTGCATTTTCTCAATGGAAAAATGATGAGCGGTTTTACCTTCTATATACAAATCCTCGCCGATTCAATGTCATTCCGCTCCGTGCTATGAGTGCATTACAGAAAAAAGAGCTCGACGCGTATCTGAGAAAATATATTTCTAAAGGTTAA
- a CDS encoding pirin family protein codes for MTTHIATSRLYTADHGWLKSRFHFSFAEYYNRDNMHYGVLRVMNDDIIQPHTGFGTHPHQDMEIITYVIRGELTHQDSMGNKESLGRGSVQYLSAGTGITHSEKNEGDEEVHLIQTWILPHSKGLQPQYGSKVFNPETRHNKWLHLIAPQGTPDIINIYQDANMYVSELDQNKTLTFELVKNRQLYVKLMEGDAKINGMDFKEGDAAEVSGEDLHVEALSDVHVLLVEMEEENLKL; via the coding sequence TTGACGACTCATATAGCTACTAGCAGACTTTATACAGCCGATCATGGCTGGCTGAAAAGTAGGTTCCATTTTTCATTTGCCGAATATTATAATCGGGATAATATGCATTATGGTGTACTACGCGTTATGAATGATGACATTATCCAGCCCCATACAGGTTTTGGTACACATCCGCACCAAGATATGGAGATCATCACTTATGTGATACGTGGAGAACTGACACATCAAGACAGTATGGGAAATAAAGAGAGTTTGGGACGTGGATCTGTGCAGTATCTCAGTGCAGGCACTGGTATCACACACTCTGAAAAAAATGAAGGTGATGAAGAAGTACATCTCATACAAACATGGATACTCCCACATTCTAAAGGTCTTCAGCCTCAGTATGGTTCAAAGGTCTTTAACCCTGAAACACGTCATAATAAATGGCTGCATCTCATAGCCCCGCAAGGTACGCCTGACATCATCAATATCTATCAGGATGCAAACATGTATGTTTCGGAGTTAGATCAAAACAAAACGCTTACCTTTGAACTGGTAAAGAACAGACAGCTTTATGTGAAACTCATGGAAGGTGACGCAAAGATCAATGGTATGGACTTTAAAGAGGGTGATGCTGCTGAGGTTTCGGGTGAAGATCTGCATGTTGAAGCGTTGAGCGATGTACATGTACTTTTGGTAGAGATGGAGGAGGAAAATTTAAAGCTTTAG
- a CDS encoding DUF2202 domain-containing protein: MEKELLSHDRRDFFSKIFISGTGSLALLSLTGCGGSDGLSNPEVPLTADQKDTLLYIYQEEKVARDVYDYLDDIYNAETSTFSDIKLSEQEHMDAVEKLCIKYGVDISNVDESVYGVFILQELQDRYDTLITPYKVEPFPPLSDALQVGIDIEIKDITDIAAAEVGMPSDVVSVFDNIKESSINNLGAFKYGGNKPVQLTDEQKATLLYMYQEEKVARDVYIWMDDIYGTQTNTFANIILSEQKHMDAVEKLCIKYGVDISAVDETAIGVFILPVLQDLYDALILQDNTLEEALNVGILVEETDISDLEDAAVGMPNDVIRVFENIKEGSINHLGAFTYALSQLP; encoded by the coding sequence ATGGAAAAAGAATTACTGTCTCACGATAGAAGAGATTTCTTCTCTAAAATATTCATATCCGGTACAGGAAGTTTAGCCTTGTTATCTCTTACCGGATGTGGTGGTTCAGATGGTTTAAGCAATCCAGAAGTACCTTTGACAGCTGACCAAAAAGATACGCTACTGTATATCTATCAGGAAGAAAAAGTCGCTAGAGATGTCTATGACTATTTGGATGATATATATAATGCAGAGACAAGCACATTTTCGGATATAAAACTCTCTGAACAAGAGCATATGGATGCTGTCGAAAAGCTTTGTATTAAATATGGTGTAGACATTTCAAATGTAGATGAAAGTGTCTATGGTGTATTTATATTACAAGAACTACAAGATCGCTATGATACACTTATAACACCATATAAGGTAGAACCATTTCCTCCACTGAGCGATGCACTACAGGTTGGTATTGATATAGAAATAAAAGATATTACAGATATTGCAGCAGCTGAAGTAGGAATGCCAAGTGATGTTGTAAGTGTATTTGATAATATCAAAGAAAGTAGCATAAATAACCTTGGAGCATTTAAATATGGAGGCAATAAGCCAGTACAGTTGACTGATGAACAAAAAGCTACGCTACTGTATATGTATCAGGAAGAAAAAGTCGCCAGAGATGTCTATATTTGGATGGATGATATATATGGTACACAGACAAACACATTTGCGAATATAATACTCTCAGAACAAAAACATATGGATGCTGTCGAAAAACTTTGTATTAAATATGGTGTAGACATTTCAGCAGTAGATGAAACTGCTATTGGTGTATTTATACTGCCGGTACTGCAAGATCTCTATGATGCATTGATTTTACAGGATAATACACTCGAAGAAGCGCTGAATGTTGGTATTCTTGTAGAAGAAACGGATATTTCAGATCTTGAAGATGCTGCAGTAGGAATGCCAAATGATGTTATACGTGTATTTGAAAATATCAAAGAAGGTAGTATAAATCACCTTGGAGCATTTACCTATGCACTTAGCCAATTGCCTTAA
- a CDS encoding NAD(P)H-dependent oxidoreductase, translated as MKNVLIINGHQRYDKIAEGRLTKLLVDTASDFFTQNGFNVKQSMVESAYDVNDELDKLSWADYIVFQYPVFWMGVPWITKKYIDEIFSGGINTVTFVSDGRSKDDPSKKYGSGGLMQGKKYMLSLTYNCPDTEFDNEEGFFDGLTLDEANIAIHKLFQFCGAEPLETYAIHDVFKENLDIDAELKRFKDTLERNFIAHT; from the coding sequence ATGAAAAATGTACTGATTATCAACGGACATCAAAGATATGACAAGATCGCAGAAGGAAGGTTAACTAAACTGTTGGTAGACACTGCCAGCGATTTTTTTACACAAAATGGATTCAATGTGAAACAAAGTATGGTCGAAAGCGCCTATGATGTCAATGATGAGCTTGATAAACTTTCCTGGGCGGATTATATTGTATTTCAGTATCCTGTTTTTTGGATGGGTGTGCCTTGGATTACTAAGAAATACATCGATGAAATCTTCTCTGGGGGTATCAATACCGTAACCTTTGTCAGTGACGGAAGAAGTAAAGATGACCCATCTAAAAAATATGGCAGCGGAGGACTGATGCAGGGTAAAAAATATATGTTGAGTTTAACCTATAACTGTCCAGACACTGAGTTTGATAATGAAGAGGGTTTCTTTGACGGTCTCACCCTGGATGAAGCCAATATTGCCATACATAAACTGTTTCAGTTTTGTGGTGCAGAACCACTTGAAACTTATGCTATACATGATGTATTTAAAGAGAACTTAGATATAGATGCTGAGCTCAAACGCTTCAAGGATACCCTGGAAAGAAACTTTATAGCTCATACATAG
- a CDS encoding DUF4412 domain-containing protein, which translates to MKQMKIWSVLFAFIVAANTLDAETKRYGIQSGIIEYIISGGGNMMGIQTQIDGKSKTLFKEWGAVELHEETSKSVIMGREEVTHQTTKIDHGKVYIVDYEQKIIHQYDHTMLIQSEYKEFAKSAKEVILSMNGSKTGEETILGYICEIWEAKHMKLWLHKGIMLKSKVRIMGRTHTTEATNIQFNISVSDEDLKLPDFPIQVRQDNKDNTPSQMPQMTPEQIQQMQEMMKNFTQK; encoded by the coding sequence ATGAAGCAAATGAAAATATGGAGTGTCCTCTTTGCATTTATTGTGGCTGCAAACACTCTTGATGCAGAAACAAAACGTTATGGGATCCAATCAGGCATCATTGAATATATTATCAGTGGCGGTGGAAATATGATGGGTATACAAACCCAGATAGATGGAAAAAGTAAAACACTTTTCAAAGAATGGGGAGCAGTAGAACTCCATGAGGAAACAAGTAAGTCTGTCATTATGGGTAGAGAAGAGGTTACCCATCAAACCACAAAGATCGATCATGGAAAAGTGTATATCGTGGACTATGAACAAAAGATCATTCATCAGTATGATCATACAATGTTAATACAGTCTGAGTATAAAGAGTTTGCTAAAAGTGCTAAAGAGGTCATACTTTCCATGAATGGCTCTAAAACAGGTGAAGAAACTATACTAGGCTATATCTGTGAAATATGGGAGGCCAAGCATATGAAACTTTGGCTACACAAAGGAATCATGCTCAAATCTAAAGTCAGGATCATGGGAAGAACACATACAACAGAAGCTACGAACATACAATTCAATATTTCTGTTTCTGATGAAGATCTTAAGTTACCTGATTTCCCGATCCAAGTCAGACAAGACAACAAGGACAATACCCCATCACAAATGCCTCAAATGACTCCCGAACAAATACAGCAAATGCAAGAGATGATGAAAAACTTCACACAAAAATAA
- a CDS encoding FAD-dependent oxidoreductase: protein MKKKKLVIIGAGLSGLYSAVLLQDKYDVTIIEARNRTGGRIMGIDGHDMGPSWIWPHQKNILKLIEILDLELFSQYTEGLASYDAPDGVQHFRPSQTGPSFRLKGGISQMVRALENRLENPVKLNEKVLSLTQLNEMIVVKTLDTTYEAEMVISTLPPRLAVESIAYSPALPEALHTQLQNIPTWMGYAAKCVIEYADAFWRDKGLSGFAISHLGPLGEIHDACTHEKAALFGFVHSTEKYENFEEDVIQQLTRLYGRKASDPINFHLVDWKKEPYTSTPLDAMPLREHPSYGFNATHFDGQLIFLGTESSFVEGGYLEGAVTSALGLLKRL, encoded by the coding sequence ATGAAGAAAAAGAAATTAGTCATTATCGGGGCAGGGCTTAGTGGGCTCTATAGTGCTGTACTGCTTCAAGATAAGTATGATGTGACGATCATAGAAGCACGTAATCGTACAGGTGGACGGATCATGGGGATAGACGGGCATGATATGGGACCCTCTTGGATCTGGCCACATCAAAAAAACATTTTAAAGCTCATAGAGATATTGGACTTGGAACTCTTTTCACAATATACTGAGGGACTTGCCTCGTATGATGCTCCTGATGGTGTACAGCACTTTAGACCTTCTCAAACAGGGCCTTCCTTCCGACTCAAAGGCGGTATCAGTCAAATGGTCAGGGCTTTGGAAAATAGACTTGAAAATCCTGTTAAACTTAATGAGAAGGTGCTCTCTTTAACACAGTTAAATGAAATGATAGTGGTGAAAACGCTAGATACAACGTATGAGGCAGAGATGGTGATCTCAACCCTGCCACCACGTTTAGCTGTAGAAAGTATAGCATACTCTCCTGCATTACCCGAAGCCCTTCATACACAACTACAGAATATACCTACATGGATGGGGTATGCTGCCAAGTGCGTGATTGAATATGCTGATGCCTTTTGGAGAGATAAGGGTTTGAGTGGTTTTGCCATTTCTCATCTGGGACCATTGGGTGAGATACATGATGCCTGTACTCATGAGAAAGCAGCACTCTTTGGTTTTGTACACAGTACTGAGAAGTATGAGAACTTTGAAGAAGATGTCATTCAACAACTTACTCGACTTTATGGAAGAAAAGCTTCCGATCCTATTAATTTCCACCTTGTAGACTGGAAAAAAGAGCCCTATACGTCAACACCTTTGGATGCTATGCCTCTGCGTGAGCATCCTTCCTATGGATTCAATGCAACACATTTTGACGGCCAGCTGATCTTTTTAGGTACAGAGAGTAGCTTTGTAGAAGGTGGGTATTTGGAGGGGGCAGTCACTTCAGCACTTGGATTATTGAAACGACTCTAG
- a CDS encoding leucine-rich repeat domain-containing protein codes for MHKQALEKIALCKKKKLTYLDLSGLGLTEVPSELAALTWLETLSLSDNHISDITPLSSLKKLHKLSLSHNKISDLSPLSSHTKMKFLFIQENHITDITPLHHLTALKKVVAHNNHIQDVTSLTSLQKLVYLDLKDNPIQDVNILDTFCNLLVMKI; via the coding sequence ATGCACAAGCAGGCTTTAGAAAAAATAGCTTTATGTAAAAAAAAGAAACTCACATACCTGGATCTCAGTGGTCTTGGACTCACAGAGGTGCCTTCAGAGCTAGCTGCACTCACTTGGCTTGAAACACTTTCCCTCTCTGATAACCATATCTCCGATATTACACCACTTTCATCACTGAAAAAACTGCATAAACTGTCGCTTTCCCACAATAAGATCTCTGACCTTAGCCCTTTAAGTTCACATACAAAAATGAAATTTCTTTTTATTCAGGAAAATCACATCACCGATATTACACCTCTGCATCACCTTACAGCACTCAAAAAAGTGGTTGCACATAACAATCACATCCAAGATGTTACAAGTCTGACATCACTACAAAAGCTTGTCTATCTGGATCTAAAAGATAATCCTATTCAAGATGTAAATATACTTGATACTTTTTGTAACCTGCTTGTGATGAAAATATAA
- a CDS encoding DUF1289 domain-containing protein: MIDINKPCIKQCCLNEDDVCLGCFRTFDDMCQWNKANIEEKTQMLKVAQRRKKEHILKHTSLQKPCP; the protein is encoded by the coding sequence ATGATAGATATAAACAAACCATGCATAAAACAATGTTGTCTCAATGAAGATGATGTCTGTCTAGGGTGTTTTCGTACTTTTGACGATATGTGTCAATGGAACAAAGCAAATATAGAAGAAAAAACGCAGATGCTCAAAGTAGCACAGAGAAGAAAAAAAGAACATATACTTAAGCATACATCCTTACAAAAACCTTGTCCTTAA
- a CDS encoding alpha/beta hydrolase: MPRNKNLPLNNIFIPSKIASKKLMIILHGRGDSSRGFTFLPSYLNIDDMNYLLLDAPYNYYGGFSWYDLPPNQLEGITHSRALLTEIFDALFEEEFNAEESFLFGFSQGALLTFEFGARYEKVLAGYIAVSGYIYDVDILLQEMNPNVNTSNWLCTHGTYDGILPFNTSKTQIEILQNGRFDITFKSYDKDHTIAEDELMMIKEWIKNKL, encoded by the coding sequence ATGCCAAGAAATAAAAATTTGCCCCTCAACAATATCTTTATCCCCTCAAAAATAGCCTCTAAAAAGCTTATGATCATTCTGCATGGTCGTGGAGATTCATCCCGTGGATTTACTTTCTTACCATCCTACCTCAACATTGATGACATGAACTACCTTTTACTGGATGCTCCATATAACTACTATGGAGGATTCTCATGGTATGATCTGCCACCCAACCAGTTAGAAGGTATTACACATTCACGTGCACTACTAACAGAGATCTTTGATGCCCTTTTTGAAGAGGAGTTCAATGCCGAGGAAAGCTTTTTGTTCGGATTCTCTCAAGGTGCCCTGCTCACCTTTGAATTTGGGGCCAGATATGAAAAAGTGCTTGCAGGGTACATCGCAGTAAGTGGGTATATCTACGATGTCGACATACTTTTACAAGAGATGAACCCAAATGTAAATACTTCAAACTGGTTATGTACGCATGGGACTTATGATGGTATACTCCCATTTAATACCTCAAAAACACAAATTGAAATATTACAAAATGGCAGGTTTGACATCACATTTAAAAGTTATGATAAAGACCATACTATTGCCGAAGATGAATTGATGATGATAAAAGAGTGGATAAAAAACAAACTTTAA
- a CDS encoding YaeQ family protein — MAAKATIYKALLNIANMDSHYYAEHNLTMAKHPSETDLRLMVRLVAFILNANEALEFCKGISQEDEPDLWQKSLGGEITLWIDLGQPDEKRIKKACGRSEKVIIYTYQEGMAALWWKQIEISLTRFSNLQVIHLDIEGDIEDLTKRAMSLQANISDNELTLMDDANSVVIRQKNWM; from the coding sequence ATGGCAGCCAAAGCAACTATCTACAAAGCGTTACTGAACATTGCAAATATGGACAGCCATTATTACGCAGAGCATAATTTGACTATGGCAAAGCATCCATCAGAGACTGACCTGCGTCTTATGGTCAGGTTGGTTGCATTTATACTGAATGCTAATGAAGCGCTGGAATTTTGTAAAGGGATATCACAAGAGGATGAACCTGATCTATGGCAAAAATCTTTGGGTGGTGAGATAACACTATGGATAGACTTGGGGCAACCGGATGAAAAGCGTATTAAAAAGGCATGTGGGCGTTCTGAAAAAGTGATTATCTATACCTACCAGGAAGGTATGGCTGCTTTATGGTGGAAACAGATCGAAATCTCACTGACACGTTTTTCCAATCTTCAAGTCATACATCTCGATATAGAGGGTGATATAGAAGACCTTACAAAACGTGCCATGTCATTACAAGCCAATATATCGGACAATGAACTCACGTTAATGGATGATGCAAATAGTGTGGTCATTAGACAAAAGAATTGGATGTGA
- a CDS encoding YchJ family protein, giving the protein MKKCYCKSGLDFSACCEPILRVQKPASTALSLMRSRYSAYCLGDVNYLQATTHDHTWSDEELKFIQDWADNSFWQHLEIIESSDDIVEFKAYYIFDHVQHLHHERSTFIKINDMYKYVDGEIYEDKVKFTNNQKCICGSGVKYKRCCLPKLKKQK; this is encoded by the coding sequence ATGAAGAAGTGTTATTGTAAAAGTGGATTGGATTTTTCAGCATGTTGTGAACCTATTTTAAGAGTGCAGAAGCCGGCATCGACGGCTCTTAGTCTTATGCGCTCACGCTACAGTGCCTACTGTTTGGGAGATGTAAACTATCTTCAGGCGACAACGCATGATCACACATGGAGTGATGAAGAACTCAAATTCATACAGGACTGGGCAGATAACAGTTTTTGGCAGCACTTGGAGATCATCGAGTCTAGTGATGACATCGTGGAGTTTAAAGCCTATTATATTTTCGATCATGTGCAACATCTACATCATGAAAGATCCACTTTTATCAAAATAAACGATATGTACAAATATGTCGATGGTGAGATATATGAGGATAAAGTAAAATTTACAAACAACCAAAAATGTATATGTGGAAGCGGCGTGAAATATAAACGTTGTTGTTTGCCGAAATTGAAAAAACAGAAATAA
- a CDS encoding iron-containing alcohol dehydrogenase, with protein sequence MVNFTYQNPTRIEFGRDKEKNIGEYLAAENIKKVLLTYGSDRIKKDGLFDIVISSLEANGIEFVELGGIVSNPVLSKVYEAVDLAKEHSVEAILSVGGGSVLDSAKAIAAGSLYDGDVWDFFIGKSVIQKALPVFDIITLAATGSEMNTFAVVTNEETKQKFSIASPHLYPKVSVVNPELQKSVSKEYLVYSASDIIAHSIEGYFTASSHPDIIAAYIEANIATVMKTTETLLADPDNYDARGEFAWAATQALNGTTYLGVEGYSFPNHMIEHTLSALFNVPHGAGLSVVMPAWMKWYVSQNEGQFERFAQKLFGLSGAMEGIEALESWFNKVGTPTRLSQLSIKESDIDAIVENACEHAEAFGLAETYTKEVLKEILGKAL encoded by the coding sequence ATGGTCAATTTCACTTATCAAAATCCAACAAGAATAGAGTTTGGAAGAGACAAAGAAAAAAATATCGGTGAGTATCTCGCTGCAGAGAATATCAAAAAAGTCTTATTGACATACGGGAGTGACCGTATCAAAAAAGACGGTCTATTCGACATAGTTATATCCAGCCTAGAAGCAAATGGTATCGAATTTGTTGAGTTAGGAGGAATCGTTAGTAACCCGGTCCTATCAAAAGTCTATGAGGCTGTAGATCTGGCCAAAGAGCACAGTGTTGAGGCCATACTCAGTGTCGGTGGGGGTTCTGTATTGGACAGTGCAAAAGCCATAGCGGCCGGCAGTCTGTATGACGGTGATGTGTGGGATTTCTTTATCGGAAAAAGTGTTATTCAAAAGGCACTGCCGGTATTTGACATTATCACCCTTGCAGCCACGGGGAGTGAAATGAACACTTTCGCCGTGGTGACGAATGAAGAAACGAAACAGAAATTCTCTATCGCTTCACCGCACCTCTATCCAAAGGTATCTGTCGTCAATCCTGAACTTCAAAAGTCGGTCTCGAAGGAGTACCTGGTCTATTCTGCTTCAGACATTATCGCCCACTCTATCGAAGGGTATTTTACTGCATCCTCACATCCAGATATCATTGCTGCTTATATCGAAGCGAACATTGCCACGGTCATGAAAACCACTGAAACACTGCTGGCGGACCCAGATAACTATGACGCACGTGGGGAGTTCGCATGGGCAGCGACCCAGGCGTTAAATGGTACAACCTATCTGGGAGTAGAAGGGTACAGTTTCCCAAACCATATGATCGAGCATACCCTTTCTGCACTCTTCAATGTACCACACGGTGCAGGTCTTTCGGTCGTCATGCCAGCCTGGATGAAATGGTATGTTTCACAGAACGAAGGACAGTTCGAACGTTTTGCACAAAAACTGTTTGGACTGTCCGGTGCGATGGAAGGAATCGAAGCATTGGAGTCATGGTTCAACAAAGTCGGTACACCGACCAGGCTTTCACAACTCTCTATAAAGGAAAGTGATATTGATGCGATTGTGGAGAATGCTTGCGAGCATGCGGAAGCTTTCGGGTTGGCTGAAACATATACCAAAGAAGTGTTAAAAGAGATTCTTGGAAAAGCATTGTAG
- a CDS encoding sodium:calcium antiporter: MTDFGTWPLAWVISAFTVVTAIIGWFGIKMTKTARDLAQSTGLGEALMGAVFIGASTSLSGITTSVSAAASGYAELAVSNGLGGIAAQTAFLALADITYKRANLEHAAASAENLFMSSFLLTLLAIHALALSVPTISIFGVHPATFVLIIIYIFGVHLLARTHETPMWLPKKTRDTSSEAEDKSRRHGNHIWKLWIRFTLYGTVVALAGWSLAQLAIPLGEKSGLSDGIVGGIFTAVSTSIPELVVAITAVRMGALNLAVGDIIGGNAFDTLFIAASDIAYREGPIYADVSSAEQFWLANSMLMTSVLLMGLIYRERHGPGNIGFESVVLLILYLGGLVTLSLLG; the protein is encoded by the coding sequence TTGACAGATTTTGGCACTTGGCCGTTGGCATGGGTAATTTCAGCCTTTACTGTTGTGACTGCAATTATCGGATGGTTCGGTATCAAGATGACCAAAACTGCCCGAGATCTCGCTCAAAGTACCGGATTAGGCGAAGCACTTATGGGCGCAGTGTTTATTGGTGCATCTACATCTTTGTCAGGTATTACTACCTCCGTCTCCGCTGCGGCTTCAGGATATGCAGAGCTGGCAGTGAGTAATGGATTAGGAGGTATTGCGGCTCAAACTGCATTTCTTGCTTTGGCCGATATCACTTATAAACGTGCTAATCTTGAACATGCAGCTGCATCCGCTGAAAATCTTTTTATGTCCTCCTTCCTTCTTACATTATTGGCCATACATGCATTAGCACTATCAGTCCCTACGATCAGTATCTTCGGCGTGCATCCTGCTACATTTGTTTTGATCATTATATATATATTTGGTGTACATCTTCTGGCTCGTACGCACGAAACCCCGATGTGGCTTCCCAAAAAAACAAGAGATACTTCATCTGAAGCCGAAGACAAAAGTCGTCGCCATGGTAATCATATTTGGAAACTTTGGATACGCTTTACCCTCTACGGAACAGTCGTTGCTTTGGCAGGTTGGTCACTTGCGCAGCTAGCCATACCTCTTGGAGAGAAATCTGGTTTATCTGATGGGATCGTCGGTGGTATATTTACAGCTGTGTCGACATCTATTCCCGAACTTGTGGTCGCTATTACTGCCGTACGTATGGGTGCACTGAATTTAGCCGTAGGAGACATTATCGGAGGCAATGCATTTGACACACTTTTTATTGCCGCATCAGATATTGCCTACCGCGAAGGCCCAATTTATGCCGATGTTTCAAGTGCTGAACAGTTCTGGCTTGCCAACTCGATGTTGATGACCAGTGTACTTCTTATGGGACTCATATATCGCGAACGTCACGGGCCAGGAAATATTGGTTTTGAAAGTGTAGTGTTACTCATTCTATATTTAGGAGGACTTGTAACCCTATCTCTACTGGGATAA